The Desulfohalovibrio reitneri genome contains a region encoding:
- the hemC gene encoding hydroxymethylbilane synthase, whose amino-acid sequence MAQQLRIGTRGSKLALWQANHVRDRLMAQHPGLEVELVVIKTQGDKILDVPLAKIGGKALFVKEIEDAILDGRADLAVHSMKDVPTELPGGLVVGVTPERELPTDTLCSVKYGGLDELPRGALVGTASLRRQAQLLALRPDLVIESLRGNLDTRMQKLLDGKYDAIVLATSGLKRLGVEAPRMEVLGPPRFIPAVSQGALGIEYREDDAETRALLDFMNHPESRTRVLAERGFLTRLEGGCQVPIAGHAVLDGETVHLTGLVSDVRGKQVIRREGSAPLDEAWDLGVRLADEVLAAGGKEILEEVYSQG is encoded by the coding sequence ATGGCCCAACAGCTTCGCATCGGAACCCGGGGCTCCAAGCTCGCCCTGTGGCAGGCCAATCACGTGCGCGACCGCCTTATGGCCCAACACCCGGGCCTGGAGGTGGAGCTCGTGGTCATCAAGACCCAGGGCGACAAAATCCTGGACGTGCCCCTGGCCAAGATCGGCGGCAAGGCCCTCTTCGTGAAGGAGATCGAGGACGCCATCCTGGACGGCCGGGCCGACCTGGCCGTGCACTCCATGAAGGACGTGCCCACCGAGCTGCCCGGCGGGCTGGTGGTGGGCGTGACCCCGGAGCGGGAACTGCCCACCGACACCCTGTGCTCGGTAAAGTACGGCGGCCTGGACGAACTGCCCCGGGGCGCGCTGGTGGGAACGGCCTCCCTGCGGCGGCAGGCCCAGCTCCTGGCCCTGCGGCCGGACCTCGTGATCGAGTCCTTGCGCGGCAACCTGGACACCCGCATGCAGAAGCTGCTGGACGGCAAGTACGACGCCATCGTCCTGGCCACCTCCGGGCTCAAGCGGCTGGGCGTGGAGGCCCCGCGCATGGAGGTCCTGGGCCCGCCGCGCTTCATCCCGGCGGTCTCCCAGGGGGCGCTGGGCATCGAGTACCGCGAGGACGACGCCGAGACCCGCGCCCTGCTGGACTTCATGAACCACCCCGAGTCCCGCACCCGCGTGCTGGCCGAGCGCGGCTTCCTGACCCGCCTGGAGGGCGGCTGCCAAGTGCCCATCGCCGGGCACGCCGTGCTGGACGGCGAAACGGTCCACCTCACCGGCTTGGTATCGGACGTGCGGGGCAAACAGGTCATCCGCCGCGAGGGTTCCGCCCCCCTGGACGAGGCCTGGGACCTGGGCGTGCGGCTGGCGGACGAGGTGCTGGCCGCGGGCGGCAAGGAAATCCTGGAAGAGGTCTACTCCCAGGGCTGA
- a CDS encoding D-sedoheptulose 7-phosphate isomerase, translated as MSEEALRRISEHADEGAELRRRFFRERSGEVLEIARLAAVCLASGGKLLFCGNGGSAADAQHLAAEFVNRFKLERPPLPALALTTDTSVLTAIGNDYGFDEVFSKQVQALGRRGDMLFALSTSGNSPNVVAALRAARDLDMTRVGLTGKDGGEMLSLCDRCLLVPGKTTALVQEVHITAGHCVCELVDYFLFEAVTELQPYLG; from the coding sequence ATGTCCGAAGAAGCCCTGCGCCGCATATCCGAACACGCCGACGAGGGCGCCGAGCTGCGGCGGCGGTTCTTCCGGGAGCGCTCCGGCGAGGTCCTGGAGATCGCCCGCCTGGCGGCGGTCTGCCTGGCCTCGGGCGGCAAGCTGCTTTTCTGCGGCAACGGTGGCAGCGCGGCCGACGCGCAGCACTTGGCGGCGGAGTTCGTCAACCGCTTCAAGCTGGAGCGCCCGCCCCTGCCCGCCCTGGCCTTGACCACGGACACCTCCGTGCTTACCGCCATCGGCAACGACTACGGCTTCGACGAGGTATTCAGCAAGCAGGTGCAGGCCCTGGGCCGCAGGGGGGACATGCTTTTCGCCCTGTCCACCTCGGGCAACAGCCCCAACGTGGTGGCCGCCCTGCGCGCGGCCCGCGACCTGGACATGACCCGCGTGGGCCTGACCGGCAAGGACGGCGGGGAGATGCTCTCCCTGTGCGACCGCTGCCTGCTGGTCCCGGGCAAGACCACCGCGCTGGTGCAGGAGGTGCACATCACCGCCGGGCACTGCGTGTGCGAGCTGGTGGACTACTTCCTCTTCGAGGCCGTGACCGAACTGCAGCCCTATCTGGGGTAG
- a CDS encoding response regulator produces the protein MTSPEEHNLTRPIRVLLVEDNPDDIELTTEALQESKLKVDLEVVQDGEAALQCLRREGKYAGCGKPDLMLLDLNLPRKDGLEVLREIKRDEELQRIPVVVLTISQDEQDVLKAYDLHANCFITKPVDFERFIEVVRSIEGFWLTIVKLP, from the coding sequence ATGACCAGCCCCGAGGAACACAACCTCACCCGCCCCATCCGCGTCCTTCTCGTGGAAGACAATCCCGACGACATCGAACTGACCACCGAAGCCCTGCAAGAGTCCAAGCTCAAGGTGGACCTGGAGGTGGTGCAGGACGGCGAGGCCGCCCTGCAGTGCCTGCGCAGGGAAGGCAAGTACGCCGGGTGCGGCAAGCCCGACCTCATGCTCCTGGACCTCAACCTGCCCCGCAAGGACGGCCTGGAGGTTCTGCGGGAGATCAAGCGGGACGAGGAGCTGCAGCGCATCCCGGTGGTGGTGCTGACCATCTCCCAGGATGAGCAGGACGTGCTCAAGGCCTACGACCTCCACGCCAACTGCTTCATCACCAAGCCGGTGGACTTCGAGCGCTTCATCGAGGTGGTTCGCTCCATCGAGGGCTTCTGGCTGACCATCGTCAAGCTGCCGTAA
- the topA gene encoding type I DNA topoisomerase: MGKNLIIVESPAKVRTISKFLGKDYSVEASVGHVRDLPSKELGVDEEHGFEPSYQVISGKEKVVNKLRQAAAKADHVYLAPDPDREGEAIAWHVAELLREAGGKKKKKDAEETPISRIQFNEITARAVREALEQPRSLDRSLFESQQARRILDRLVGYKLSPLLWKKVKRGISAGRVQSVALRIVVDRERERMVFEPEEYWLFKAELEGPEPPPLTADLWKVDGKKPAIGSGEEAEALEGRMEGQPFIVAEVAQKERKRNPKPPFITSTLQQDAANKLGFSAKKTMSTAQRLYEGVELGDRGTTALITYMRTDSVRVSGEARGAARDFLLKKMGDEYVPDKPRGYKTKSGAQDAHEAIRPIDVFLSPEEVKPYLPRDQFRLYELIWRRFMASQMASAVIHDTVVTIDRGPTQWRAKGERILFPGFLKIYGMDEAAESALPKLEQGMELTPKKVSKEQKFTQPPPRYSEASLVKELEDKGIGRPSTYAQIISTLLDRDYARLQEKRFVPTELGMTVSDLLSKHFQNLMDISFTARMEESLDHVAEGGEDWKHLLKEFTGNFYPTLEKAQEEMEGVKGSGKETGIPCPDCGKPLTVRFGRNGEFLGCSGYPDCTFTSEFNRDESGQIQLIEKPKEELEPVGACPECGKDLYVKTSRTGSRFIACSGYPDCKYSQPFTTGVPCPNQNCPGELVEKSSKRGKVFYSCNQYPKCDYAVWDWPINEKCPMCESPVLVKKTTKARGPHIACPNKKCRFTRSIEEEETDE, translated from the coding sequence ATGGGCAAGAACCTCATCATAGTCGAGTCCCCGGCCAAGGTCCGGACCATCTCCAAGTTTCTGGGCAAGGACTACAGCGTGGAGGCCTCCGTGGGCCACGTGCGCGACCTGCCCTCCAAGGAGCTTGGCGTGGACGAGGAGCACGGCTTCGAGCCGAGCTACCAGGTCATCAGCGGCAAGGAGAAGGTGGTCAACAAGCTGCGCCAGGCCGCGGCCAAGGCCGACCACGTCTACCTGGCCCCGGACCCGGACCGCGAGGGAGAGGCCATCGCCTGGCACGTGGCCGAACTGCTGCGCGAGGCCGGGGGGAAGAAAAAGAAAAAGGATGCGGAGGAAACCCCCATCAGCCGCATCCAGTTCAACGAGATTACCGCCCGGGCCGTGCGCGAGGCCCTGGAGCAGCCGCGCAGCCTGGACCGCTCCCTGTTCGAGAGCCAGCAGGCGCGCCGCATCCTGGACAGGCTGGTGGGCTACAAGCTCTCCCCCCTGCTGTGGAAGAAGGTCAAGCGGGGCATCTCCGCGGGCCGGGTGCAGTCCGTGGCCCTGCGCATCGTGGTGGACCGCGAGCGGGAGCGCATGGTCTTCGAGCCCGAGGAGTATTGGCTCTTCAAGGCGGAATTGGAAGGCCCCGAGCCGCCTCCCCTGACCGCCGACCTGTGGAAGGTGGACGGCAAGAAGCCCGCCATCGGCTCGGGCGAGGAGGCCGAGGCCCTGGAGGGCCGCATGGAGGGCCAGCCCTTCATCGTGGCCGAGGTGGCTCAGAAGGAGCGCAAGCGCAATCCCAAGCCGCCCTTCATCACCTCCACCCTGCAGCAGGACGCGGCCAACAAGCTGGGCTTCTCCGCCAAGAAGACCATGTCCACCGCCCAGCGCCTCTACGAGGGCGTGGAGCTCGGCGACCGGGGCACCACCGCCCTCATCACCTACATGCGTACCGACTCGGTGCGCGTGTCCGGCGAAGCGCGCGGCGCGGCCCGCGACTTCCTGCTCAAGAAGATGGGCGACGAATACGTGCCGGACAAGCCGCGCGGTTACAAGACCAAGTCCGGCGCGCAGGACGCGCACGAGGCCATCCGCCCCATCGACGTCTTCCTCTCCCCGGAGGAGGTCAAGCCCTATCTGCCGCGCGACCAGTTCCGCCTCTACGAGCTCATCTGGCGGCGGTTCATGGCCTCGCAGATGGCCAGCGCCGTCATCCACGACACCGTGGTCACCATCGACCGCGGACCCACCCAGTGGCGGGCCAAGGGCGAGCGCATCCTCTTCCCCGGCTTCCTCAAGATCTACGGCATGGACGAGGCGGCCGAGTCCGCCCTGCCCAAGCTGGAACAGGGCATGGAGCTGACCCCCAAGAAGGTCTCCAAGGAACAGAAGTTCACCCAGCCGCCCCCGCGCTACTCCGAAGCCTCCCTGGTCAAGGAGCTGGAGGACAAGGGCATCGGCCGCCCCTCCACCTACGCCCAGATCATCTCCACCCTGCTGGACCGCGACTACGCCCGGCTGCAGGAAAAACGGTTCGTGCCCACCGAGCTGGGCATGACCGTCTCCGACCTGCTCTCCAAGCACTTCCAGAACCTCATGGACATCAGCTTCACCGCCCGCATGGAGGAATCCCTGGACCACGTGGCCGAAGGCGGCGAGGACTGGAAGCACCTGCTCAAGGAGTTCACCGGCAACTTCTACCCCACCCTGGAAAAAGCACAGGAGGAAATGGAAGGGGTCAAGGGCTCGGGCAAGGAAACCGGCATCCCCTGCCCGGACTGCGGCAAGCCCCTCACCGTGCGCTTTGGCCGCAACGGCGAGTTCCTGGGCTGCTCCGGCTACCCGGACTGCACCTTCACCTCCGAGTTCAACCGCGACGAGTCTGGCCAGATCCAGCTCATTGAAAAGCCCAAGGAAGAGCTGGAACCCGTGGGCGCCTGCCCGGAATGCGGCAAGGACCTCTACGTCAAGACCTCCCGCACCGGCTCCCGCTTCATCGCCTGCTCCGGCTACCCGGACTGCAAATACTCCCAACCCTTCACCACCGGGGTGCCCTGCCCCAACCAGAACTGCCCCGGCGAACTGGTGGAAAAATCCTCCAAACGGGGCAAGGTTTTCTACTCTTGCAACCAGTACCCCAAATGCGACTACGCCGTCTGGGACTGGCCCATCAACGAAAAATGCCCCATGTGCGAATCCCCCGTGCTGGTCAAGAAAACCACCAAGGCGCGCGGCCCCCACATCGCCTGCCCCAACAAGAAATGCCGCTTCACCCGCTCCATCGAAGAGGAAGAAACGGACGAGTAG
- a CDS encoding radical SAM protein, which yields MSASYIPLHRDDRLKARAEEAVARLADCRLCPRQCGVNRLEGELGFCRTGRLAQVASHHLHFGEEQPLVGQSGSGTIFFAQCNLDCAFCQNAEISQGGGDFEEAEPEVLAECMLVMQRQGALNVNLVTPSHVVPQVLEAVDIAAAKGLTLPIVYNSGGYDEVETLRLLDGVVDIYMPDAKFWSPDAAARFCAARDYPEKAREAIAEMHRQVGDLELDDKGVAVRGLLVRHLVMPDDLAGAREWVAWLAALSPNTYVNVMEQYRPCHRARTMEGADRSPTAVECREAREAAEAAGLRLDERSGGTADFLLRMLRR from the coding sequence ATGTCCGCGTCATACATCCCCCTGCACCGCGACGACCGGCTCAAGGCCAGGGCCGAGGAGGCCGTGGCCAGGCTGGCGGACTGCCGCCTCTGCCCCCGCCAATGCGGTGTGAACCGGCTTGAGGGGGAACTGGGCTTCTGCCGCACGGGACGGCTGGCCCAGGTGGCCTCCCACCACCTGCATTTCGGCGAGGAACAGCCGCTGGTGGGCCAATCCGGCTCCGGCACCATCTTCTTCGCCCAGTGCAACCTGGACTGCGCCTTCTGCCAGAACGCGGAAATCTCCCAGGGCGGCGGCGATTTCGAAGAGGCCGAGCCCGAGGTGCTGGCCGAGTGCATGCTGGTCATGCAGCGCCAGGGCGCGCTGAACGTCAACCTGGTCACGCCCAGCCACGTGGTGCCGCAGGTGCTGGAGGCGGTGGACATCGCCGCGGCCAAGGGGCTGACCCTGCCCATCGTGTACAACTCCGGCGGCTACGACGAGGTGGAGACCCTGCGGCTGCTGGACGGGGTGGTGGACATCTACATGCCGGACGCCAAGTTCTGGTCCCCGGACGCGGCGGCGCGATTCTGCGCCGCCCGCGACTACCCGGAGAAGGCGCGGGAGGCCATCGCCGAGATGCATCGCCAGGTGGGCGACCTGGAACTGGACGACAAGGGTGTGGCCGTGCGCGGCCTGCTTGTCCGCCACCTGGTCATGCCGGACGACCTGGCCGGGGCAAGGGAATGGGTCGCCTGGCTTGCGGCGCTCTCGCCCAACACCTACGTCAACGTGATGGAGCAGTACCGGCCCTGCCACCGCGCCCGGACCATGGAGGGCGCGGACCGTTCCCCCACCGCCGTGGAATGCCGCGAGGCCAGAGAGGCAGCCGAGGCAGCGGGCCTGCGGCTGGACGAGCGGTCCGGGGGCACGGCGGATTTCCTTCTGCGCATGCTCCGGCGGTGA
- a CDS encoding sensor histidine kinase yields MGEKDGTSLRGDLRSLKRRVDTPGSEGGGEPLRYLDGRDFLARIINTSPVGIAVCDTEGQIVFANSHAEAILGLLRDGNGEGYEQPAWTVTDLDGAPAPEQGLPCAEVLQAGEAVENMERVVRWPDGRRSLLSINGSPLANRSGGLDGVVFAVSDVTEPRRTREELAREAAKLSASNEELQQFVFIVSHDLQEPLRSITGFLQLIRKRLPDLNGDVRRYMDKTIAAAARLQDLINDLLRYSRVTTHGAELAPVDTDAVLDGVIRDMESSFREHDAEITRDHLPGVLADAVQLRSVFANLLSNALKFRSAEPPRIHVSAADDGDMVRVTVLDNGIGLDPAYAEKIFGIFKKLHPPSTYSGTGLGLALCHKIIHRHGGTMRVDSRPGQGAAFSFTLPQPGDHA; encoded by the coding sequence ATGGGGGAGAAGGACGGAACCAGCCTGCGCGGCGACCTGCGCAGCCTCAAGCGGCGGGTGGACACCCCCGGCTCGGAGGGCGGCGGCGAGCCCCTGCGCTATCTGGATGGCAGGGACTTCCTGGCCCGGATCATCAACACCTCGCCCGTGGGCATCGCGGTCTGTGACACCGAAGGGCAGATCGTATTCGCCAACAGCCACGCCGAAGCCATCCTCGGGCTGCTACGCGACGGCAACGGCGAGGGCTACGAACAGCCCGCCTGGACCGTCACCGACCTCGACGGCGCCCCCGCCCCGGAGCAGGGCCTGCCCTGCGCCGAGGTGCTCCAGGCCGGCGAGGCTGTGGAGAACATGGAACGCGTGGTCCGCTGGCCTGACGGCCGCCGCAGCCTGCTGTCCATAAACGGCTCCCCCCTGGCCAACCGATCCGGCGGCCTGGACGGGGTGGTTTTCGCAGTGTCCGATGTCACCGAACCGCGCCGCACCCGCGAGGAGCTGGCCAGGGAGGCGGCCAAACTGTCCGCCTCCAACGAGGAGTTGCAGCAGTTCGTCTTCATCGTATCCCACGACCTGCAGGAGCCGCTGCGCTCCATCACAGGCTTTCTGCAGCTCATCCGCAAGCGGTTGCCGGACCTGAACGGCGACGTGCGGCGCTACATGGACAAGACCATCGCCGCCGCCGCCCGGCTGCAGGACCTCATCAACGACCTGCTCAGGTACTCCCGCGTCACCACCCACGGGGCGGAGCTCGCGCCCGTGGATACGGACGCGGTCCTCGACGGCGTCATCAGGGACATGGAGTCCTCGTTCAGGGAGCACGACGCCGAAATCACCCGCGACCACCTGCCCGGCGTGCTGGCCGACGCGGTCCAGTTGCGCAGCGTCTTCGCCAACCTCCTCTCCAACGCCCTGAAGTTCCGCTCAGCCGAGCCGCCGCGAATCCACGTCTCGGCGGCGGACGACGGGGACATGGTCCGCGTCACTGTGCTTGACAACGGCATCGGCCTGGACCCGGCCTACGCGGAGAAGATCTTCGGCATCTTCAAGAAGCTCCATCCCCCTTCCACGTATTCCGGCACGGGCCTGGGACTGGCCCTGTGCCACAAGATCATCCACCGGCACGGCGGCACCATGCGGGTGGATTCCCGACCCGGCCAGGGAGCCGCCTTCTCCTTCACCCTGCCACAACCCGGAGACCACGCATGA
- the cobT gene encoding nicotinate-nucleotide--dimethylbenzimidazole phosphoribosyltransferase, with amino-acid sequence MYSRIEEAAARVRPVDDSLIERGRAHLDSRTKPVGSLGRLEELALKLYLIADSGPPRVDPVRVCVMAGDHGVVERGVSCFPQEVTRQMVGNFLAGGAGVNVLARVCGAEVVVADCGVAGEEFEGAPGLVRRKVAEGTADLSRGPAMSPQQCAEAVRIGLDMADQAALEGVRCLVTGDMGIANTTPSTALFCAYLGMDPQTVTGPGTGLDADGVSRKAAIVAEGLAVNAEAVARGPLDTLAALGGFEIAALAGLVLGGAANRQTVVVDGFISTAAYLAARAVQPLVERYCVLAHDSAEPGYRTVIEAMGERPLLNLGFRLGEGTGAVLGAHLLRCAAAIWNEMAGFEDAGVVTAGG; translated from the coding sequence ATGTATTCCCGCATTGAAGAGGCAGCCGCGCGCGTGCGGCCCGTGGATGATTCGCTGATAGAGCGCGGCCGGGCGCACCTGGACTCGCGCACCAAGCCCGTGGGCAGCCTGGGGAGGTTGGAGGAACTGGCCCTGAAACTCTACCTCATCGCCGACAGCGGCCCGCCGCGCGTAGACCCGGTGCGGGTCTGCGTCATGGCCGGGGACCACGGCGTGGTGGAACGCGGGGTGAGCTGCTTTCCCCAGGAAGTGACCCGCCAGATGGTGGGCAACTTCCTGGCCGGGGGCGCCGGGGTGAACGTGCTGGCCCGCGTCTGCGGGGCCGAGGTGGTGGTGGCGGACTGCGGCGTGGCCGGTGAGGAGTTCGAGGGCGCCCCCGGGCTTGTGCGCCGCAAGGTGGCCGAGGGCACCGCCGACCTGAGCCGGGGCCCGGCCATGTCTCCGCAGCAGTGCGCCGAGGCCGTGCGAATCGGCCTGGACATGGCCGACCAGGCCGCCCTGGAGGGAGTGCGCTGCCTGGTCACGGGCGACATGGGCATCGCGAACACCACGCCGTCCACAGCACTGTTCTGCGCCTATCTGGGAATGGACCCGCAAACCGTTACCGGCCCGGGCACCGGATTGGACGCGGACGGCGTGTCGCGCAAGGCGGCCATCGTGGCCGAGGGCTTGGCGGTGAACGCGGAGGCCGTGGCCCGGGGGCCGCTGGACACCCTGGCCGCCCTGGGCGGGTTCGAGATAGCCGCCCTGGCCGGGCTGGTGCTGGGCGGCGCGGCCAACCGCCAGACGGTGGTGGTGGACGGCTTCATCTCCACGGCGGCCTATCTGGCGGCGCGGGCGGTGCAGCCGCTGGTGGAGCGGTACTGCGTGCTGGCCCACGACTCGGCCGAGCCTGGCTACCGCACCGTCATCGAGGCCATGGGGGAACGGCCCCTGCTGAACCTGGGCTTCCGCCTGGGCGAGGGCACGGGAGCGGTGCTGGGGGCGCACCTGCTTCGCTGCGCCGCGGCCATCTGGAACGAGATGGCTGGGTTCGAGGACGCCGGGGTGGTTACCGCGGGGGGCTGA
- a CDS encoding FmdB family zinc ribbon protein yields the protein MPIFEYKCAACGREFEELVFGDQAPACPDCASHDTKKLMSSCRHKHGGGSSGLDFTPPTGSGGGCSGCSGGSCSTC from the coding sequence ATGCCCATTTTTGAATACAAGTGCGCCGCGTGCGGCCGCGAGTTCGAGGAACTGGTCTTCGGCGACCAGGCCCCGGCCTGCCCCGATTGCGCCAGCCACGACACGAAAAAGCTCATGTCCAGCTGCCGCCACAAGCACGGCGGCGGCTCCTCCGGCTTGGACTTCACCCCGCCCACCGGCTCCGGCGGAGGCTGCTCCGGCTGCTCCGGCGGTTCCTGTTCCACCTGCTAG
- the era gene encoding GTPase Era has protein sequence MSKRFGTITLMGPPNAGKSTLLNHALGEKLAIVTPKPQTTRNQITGILTTAEAQVLFLDTPGVHRLKGEMNRFLLRSAWEAMNQGDVILLMLDAKRYVDKPRLFEQETQPLAEVLQSPPAPLFVAANKIDRVHDKRQLLALLARINETWPQAEVFPVSALTGDGVDEMLEHAVKLLPEGDFLFPEDQLSTLPLRFMAQEIIREKLFLELRHELPYSTAVEIESWEEEDPNFTRIHAVIYVARQTHKGMVIGKGGQRLKQIGQLAREEIGQLTGTKVHLELWVKVQPDWTENPSFLRSLGLGE, from the coding sequence ATGAGCAAGCGCTTCGGCACCATCACCCTCATGGGCCCCCCCAACGCGGGCAAGTCCACCCTTCTCAACCACGCCCTGGGGGAGAAGCTGGCCATCGTCACGCCCAAGCCCCAGACCACCCGCAACCAGATCACCGGCATCCTGACCACGGCGGAGGCGCAGGTGCTGTTTCTGGACACGCCCGGCGTGCACCGGCTGAAGGGCGAGATGAACCGCTTCCTGCTGCGCTCCGCCTGGGAGGCCATGAACCAGGGCGACGTCATCCTGCTCATGCTGGACGCCAAGCGGTACGTGGACAAGCCGAGGCTGTTCGAGCAGGAGACCCAGCCCCTGGCCGAGGTGCTGCAGAGTCCCCCGGCCCCCTTGTTCGTGGCGGCCAACAAGATCGACCGCGTCCACGACAAGCGCCAGCTGCTGGCCCTTCTGGCCCGCATCAACGAGACCTGGCCGCAGGCCGAGGTCTTCCCGGTCTCCGCCCTCACCGGCGACGGCGTGGACGAGATGCTGGAGCACGCGGTGAAGCTCCTGCCCGAGGGCGATTTCCTCTTTCCCGAGGACCAGCTTTCCACCCTGCCCCTGCGCTTCATGGCCCAGGAGATCATCCGCGAAAAGCTGTTCCTGGAGCTGCGCCACGAGCTGCCCTACTCCACGGCCGTGGAGATCGAGTCCTGGGAGGAGGAGGACCCCAACTTCACCCGCATCCACGCGGTCATCTACGTGGCCCGGCAGACGCACAAGGGCATGGTCATCGGCAAGGGCGGCCAGCGGCTGAAGCAGATCGGCCAGCTGGCCCGCGAGGAGATCGGCCAGCTCACCGGAACCAAGGTCCACCTGGAGTTGTGGGTCAAGGTGCAGCCGGACTGGACCGAAAACCCCTCCTTTCTCCGGTCCCTGGGCCTTGGCGAATAG
- a CDS encoding glutamine synthetase family protein has translation METPVFNCKNADDVMRAVKDYNVSFIQYWFIDIVGTLKSFQITPNELEASFEEGMGFDGSSILGFARIEESDMVAFPDPTTFQLVSWRPTERPVARMFCDVKNPDGTPFAGDPRFILKSALEKAASKGYTMYVGPELEFFTFASPNDPKVLDFGGYFDAPPLDLGNDIRRDIIFSLNRMGIQVEYSHHEVAPSQHEIDLRYQEALKMADTAMTYKVVVKETARKHGCYATFMPKPLFGENGSGMHVHQSLFKNGKNAFFDPNAQYNLSDECKAYIAGLLKHAKEFVAITNPIVNSYKRLVPGYEAPVYIAWANRNRSSLIRVPMYKPGKEAATRIELRCPDPTANPYLATAAMLGAGLKGIEEGYELTSPTEDNIFSMTEREMEGRGIDSLPGSLYEALTHLRDSEVMKEVLGEHMHNAYLEAKFAEWDEFRTHVSEWELCRYLPTT, from the coding sequence ATGGAAACTCCGGTCTTCAATTGCAAGAACGCCGACGACGTGATGCGCGCCGTCAAGGACTACAACGTCAGCTTCATCCAGTACTGGTTCATCGACATCGTGGGCACGCTGAAGTCCTTCCAGATCACCCCCAACGAGCTGGAAGCCTCCTTCGAAGAGGGCATGGGCTTCGACGGTTCCTCCATCCTGGGCTTCGCCCGCATCGAGGAATCGGACATGGTGGCCTTCCCCGACCCCACCACCTTCCAGCTGGTCTCCTGGCGCCCCACCGAGCGCCCCGTCGCCCGCATGTTCTGCGACGTGAAGAACCCCGACGGCACTCCCTTCGCCGGCGACCCCCGCTTCATCCTCAAGTCCGCGCTGGAGAAGGCCGCCTCCAAGGGCTACACCATGTACGTGGGACCCGAGCTGGAGTTCTTCACCTTCGCCAGCCCCAACGACCCCAAGGTCCTGGACTTCGGCGGCTACTTCGACGCCCCGCCGCTTGACCTGGGCAACGACATCCGCCGCGACATCATCTTCTCTCTGAACCGCATGGGCATCCAGGTGGAGTACTCTCACCACGAGGTCGCCCCCTCCCAGCACGAGATCGACCTGCGCTACCAGGAAGCCCTGAAGATGGCCGACACCGCCATGACCTACAAGGTCGTGGTCAAGGAAACCGCCCGCAAGCACGGCTGCTACGCCACCTTCATGCCCAAGCCCCTGTTCGGCGAGAACGGCTCCGGCATGCACGTGCACCAGTCGCTGTTCAAGAACGGCAAGAACGCCTTCTTCGACCCCAACGCCCAGTACAACCTCTCCGACGAGTGCAAGGCCTACATCGCCGGCCTGCTGAAGCACGCCAAGGAGTTCGTGGCCATCACCAACCCCATCGTCAACTCCTACAAGCGCCTGGTGCCGGGCTACGAGGCCCCGGTCTACATCGCTTGGGCCAACCGCAACCGTTCCTCCCTCATCCGGGTGCCCATGTACAAGCCCGGCAAGGAAGCGGCCACCCGCATCGAACTGCGCTGCCCGGACCCGACGGCCAACCCCTACCTGGCCACCGCCGCCATGCTGGGCGCCGGCCTCAAGGGCATCGAGGAAGGCTACGAGCTGACCTCCCCCACCGAGGACAACATCTTCTCCATGACCGAGCGCGAGATGGAAGGCCGCGGCATCGACTCCCTGCCCGGCTCCCTCTACGAGGCCCTGACCCACCTGCGCGACTCCGAGGTCATGAAGGAAGTCCTGGGCGAGCACATGCACAACGCCTACCTGGAAGCCAAGTTCGCCGAGTGGGACGAGTTCCGCACCCACGTCTCCGAATGGGAGCTGTGCCGCTACCTGCCCACCACCTAG
- a CDS encoding type II toxin-antitoxin system HicA family toxin yields MHRLPAVDSAKLLKALKREGFEEHRSKGSHVHLKHPDGRSATIPRHSGEELGRDLLRRIMRQTGMTVEDMRACLRKDDSCGE; encoded by the coding sequence ATGCACCGCCTGCCAGCCGTGGATTCCGCCAAGCTCCTCAAGGCCCTCAAGCGCGAGGGGTTCGAGGAACACCGCAGCAAAGGCTCCCATGTTCATCTCAAGCACCCGGACGGACGCTCCGCCACCATCCCCCGCCATTCCGGCGAGGAGCTGGGGCGCGACCTGCTGCGCCGCATCATGCGCCAGACCGGCATGACCGTGGAGGACATGCGGGCCTGCCTGCGAAAGGACGATTCCTGCGGGGAATAG